The DNA segment ACCGGAACGGTCACCAGCTCGGCATGCTTGCCGTTCGACACCACGCGGTCGCCAACCGCAAAGCCGCTTACCCCGCTGCCGACGTTTTCGACCCGCCCGACATTGCAATAACCCGGCGCCAGCGGCTGATCGAGCTTGCTCTTCACCGCCTCATAGGTTGCAAGCACACCATCGGTGCGGGCCTTTTCGAGGACCATGCGCACCTTGTCGGGCTGCTGACGCGCTTTCTGCAGCCAATTGGCGCGGCCGAAGGACAGCATCATCCGTTCGGTACCGGCGGAGATCAAGGTAAGCGAGGTGGCGATGCGCAGGCTTCCGCCTCCGCACTGGGGCAAGGGCGCATCGACGACCTCGACGCTGCCGTCACGAAGATTCTGTATGACCTGCTTCATCGTCGAAAGCTTCGTTCCGCATCCAGTCGATCGTCGGAACCGCGTCCGCTTCCCGGGAGAAGCAAACTAGTTGCCCGGAACGCCGACATGGCCGGGCTCCCCGCGGCGGCGGGCGTGTAGCAGAGCGAGGGGTGCTGGCAAGGGCGTCTCCTCCAACCGGCTAGCGACCAGCGCGCCGATGGCGAGCGAGGCCGTGAGCCCCGGGCTTTCGATGCCGTGCAGGCATACGAGCCGCGCGAGCCCATGATCGGCCGGGCCGTCGATACGGAAATCGGCCGGCGGATCACCGGGTTCGACCAGTTTCGGGCGGATACCGGCATAATCCGGTACCAGCTCGGCACTCTCGATCTCAGGCCAGTACTCACCGATGCCTTGCACGAACAGGTCCGCGCGAGAGGGATCGACAGTGTAATCGTATGGATCGGCGATCCATTCGACATCGGGCCCGAACCGTACTTGGCCGGCGAGATCGATCGTGGCGTGAATACCCAGCGAGGCATTGGTTGGCAGGGGGTAGACCAGGTGCCGGAACGGCGGCGCAGGAAGCGCCTTGAAGTAGATGCCGCGCGCGTAGCGGATTGTCGGCTTGAACCGATCCCCCAGCCCGTCGATCGAGCGGGCGAGCACGCCCGAATGGAGGCCCGCGCAATTGACGATAGCTCGCGCGCCCAAATGCGCGCCGTCGCCCGTATGGACGGTAAAGCCGTGCGGTACTGGCTCGATGCCTGTAATCGACGTGTTGCGGGCGAAGGCGCCGCCCGCGGCTTCCAGATCGGCCAGATAGCTCAGAGTGAGCGCGTGGCTGTCGATGATGCCGGTAGCCGGACTGAACAGCGCGATATCGCCACGCACCGCCGGCTCGCGCCGCGCGAGTTCGCCGCGACTCAGCCGCTGGAGGCGGCCGGCCCCTGCCGCCAGTGCGCGCGCTTCGATCTGCGCAAGGCCTTCCTCGGCACCCGCGCCGCTCGCGACGATGATCTTGCCGCAGCGGCGATGCGCGATCGCGCGTTCGGCGGCATAGCGGTAGATGGCCTCGCGCCCAGCCACGCACAGCTTCGCTTTCAAGCTGCCCGGCTGATAGTAAATGCCCGCGTGAATGACCTCGCTGTTGCGCGAGGATGTTTCCATCGCCTGCACAGGATGGCGATCGGCAACGATCACCTCGCGCCCTGCCAGGGCGAGCGCGCGCGCGCATGCGAGCCCCACCGCGCCGGCGCCGACCACCAGGACATCGAGCGTGTCGGTCATCCCGCCAGTCGCTTCACGCGCGGGGGGGGCGAATTTGCGCGAAGAGGGCCCGCGATAAATCGCGAACGCGACGCCGGTCGTCGCCGCTCAGGCCGAATAGGACGTTGATCGCGATCAAGGCGAGAATTCCGCCGATATAGAACCACGGTGCGAGAGCTCCGGCCGCGAAGGTACCCAAAAGGCCTGCCGCGACCGTCACCGCTATGCTTGCCGCGGGCACGCCATAGTCCCAGGCGATCGGGTACACTCTTTGCGCCACCGAGGCTGAAATAATCAGCATCGCGAGCTGACCAGCCATCGCGCCGAGCGGAACGCCGATGATGCCGAGAACATCGGAAAGCATCACGATACCCACGAGCGAGATCAGGATGAGCGCGCTGAAGCCGATAAGGTTCAGTTGGGGACGCTTGGCGAGATGGATGCCGATTTCGGTAACCCAGCCGATTGCTTGCAGTCCGAAGGCCATAGCGAGCGGAAAGACATAGGGTGCCGCGCCCAGATACCGATCGCCGGCGAGAAGGCCCGCCAAGGGCGCAGCGGCGAGCGCGAGTGTGAGCACCGTCACGCACATCACCGCGCTAAAGCCGCGCAGCACGAGATTGTAGGTCCGCGCGTGATCGGCCTCCTTGTAGAGGGCGTAAGCAAAGGGCCCCCAGCTCATCTGGAAGGCCATCGCCAGCATCGTGGCGATCGAGGCGAGCTTGGCCGCCGCGGCATAAAGGCCAAGCGAGGCAGCGCCGAAGCGATCCTCGACCACGCCACGCTCGACCAGGGGCGCGAGCGCGGCGATGACGGCGATCAAGCCATAGGGCACCGCAAGCGGGACGAGTTTGGCGAACATCGCTGCGTCGCGAGGGACGATCAGCCATCGTCGCACCATGACCAGCGCCATCACCGCGAACACGGCACTGACGCAGGTCATG comes from the Qipengyuania sediminis genome and includes:
- a CDS encoding NAD(P)/FAD-dependent oxidoreductase — encoded protein: MTDTLDVLVVGAGAVGLACARALALAGREVIVADRHPVQAMETSSRNSEVIHAGIYYQPGSLKAKLCVAGREAIYRYAAERAIAHRRCGKIIVASGAGAEEGLAQIEARALAAGAGRLQRLSRGELARREPAVRGDIALFSPATGIIDSHALTLSYLADLEAAGGAFARNTSITGIEPVPHGFTVHTGDGAHLGARAIVNCAGLHSGVLARSIDGLGDRFKPTIRYARGIYFKALPAPPFRHLVYPLPTNASLGIHATIDLAGQVRFGPDVEWIADPYDYTVDPSRADLFVQGIGEYWPEIESAELVPDYAGIRPKLVEPGDPPADFRIDGPADHGLARLVCLHGIESPGLTASLAIGALVASRLEETPLPAPLALLHARRRGEPGHVGVPGN
- a CDS encoding lipopolysaccharide biosynthesis protein — translated: MTTERTEPDPRIGSTRQRLRFLATDTAVYGLASTFSKSFSLLLFPILTRSMSVADYGRLDLALYMAMLLGLAMIWGQDSAVARLFFEDEERDRRRRTVTQALVLVLAQAALFAAAALLLLRILSADLLGPESRQMMAVVVAYAAVSAILSFCQALLKWTFQRNRYIAIAMGMPAANLIVLLVLAGSDSFGALMALMTMTCVSAVFAVMALVMVRRWLIVPRDAAMFAKLVPLAVPYGLIAVIAALAPLVERGVVEDRFGAASLGLYAAAAKLASIATMLAMAFQMSWGPFAYALYKEADHARTYNLVLRGFSAVMCVTVLTLALAAAPLAGLLAGDRYLGAAPYVFPLAMAFGLQAIGWVTEIGIHLAKRPQLNLIGFSALILISLVGIVMLSDVLGIIGVPLGAMAGQLAMLIISASVAQRVYPIAWDYGVPAASIAVTVAAGLLGTFAAGALAPWFYIGGILALIAINVLFGLSGDDRRRVRDLSRALFAQIRPPRA